The DNA sequence CGCCAATCATGGAATAAATTGCCACTTCGGTAAAGCTGAAACGGAGATTTTTCAAGAGATGGACGAGGTAAAATGGTGATGCGAGTGTGCCGGTGAGAAACCAGATTGCGAGGAAGATTGTCAGCCGCCGGAACTGCGGTTCCTGGAGCGGGCCGAAAAGAATTTCCCGGAATGCCGGTGCCGGCAGGAGTTTCGGTTCGGGTTCAGGCTGCCGGCGCAGGAGCAGTGTTGAAACCACACCGAACAGTACTGCGAGTGTAAACGCCAGCAGGTAGCCGGTGGTTTCGTTCCCCCGGGCTTTCAGATAGTCCATACCCCGTCCCGCCCCAAATGCAACCAGCACACCGCTGACATTGAGAATTGCATTCCGGACACCGAAGAAACGGCCCCGGCGTTCCTCAGGCACGAGGTCACTGATCCAGGATGTCCAGACCGTGCCGGCGATTGCCATCAGCACTGCGGAAATGCCGACGATCAGCAGGAAAAGTTCAATCCGCAGCCGGATGCGGAGCAGCAGGGCGATGACGATCAGTACATAGACTGACCGGCCGGTACCCGCGGTCCAGAGTACCAGCGATTTTCGGTTACCGACCCGGCGCACCAGGTAGCCGGAGAGAAAGCTGAAACCACTGACCAGTGCGGGGATGGCAGACAGAAGCGCAATCTGAAATGAATTTGCCCCGAGGTGCAGTGCCAGTCCGGCAAGAAACATACCGCCGGCAAGGGTTGTGTAGAGGGTGGCAAAGGTGCCTTCAATGATCGAGATTTCCAATCCTTTTTCGATTTCGCGGGGGGAGAGACGGTTCAAATCAGTGGAGGGTCGGGGTTGATATCTGTCCTGAGCAGTTCCTCAGCCAGATATGAGCTTCGGACCAGCGGGGCAGCAATGGTTCGCGGGATGCCGATGGCGCGGGCATGCGCTGACAGCTTCTGAAGTTCCTCCCGGGTGTAGTAACGCGCAACTGGCAGGCAGCGCCGGTCCGGCTGGAGATACTGGCCAATGGTTACAATATCACATCCTGCTGATTTCAGGTCAGCGAGTGTCTGGATGACCTCCTCCTCGGTTTCCCCCAGTCCGACCATCAGACCGCTTTTGGTTCTGACTGCCGGTGCCAGCATTTTTGCCAGCTGCAGAGTAGAAAGCGACTGGCAGTAATCTGCCCGCCGGTCACGGACAGCCGGGGTCAGCCGCTCCACGGTCTCAAGATTGTGGGCAAAAACATCCGGACCGGCAGCAAGTACCTGCTGAATCAGTTCTCTTTTTCCATGGAAATCCGGAACCAGCACTTCAACAGCGATTCCCGGATTTGATTTTTTCAGCAGCTGCACGGTGCGGGTAAAGATACCGGCACCGAGGTCAGGCAGGTCATCACGATCGACCGAAGTCAGGACGACATATTTAAGACCCAGTTCCAGAATTGCCTCTGTCACCCGTTCGGGTTCAGAATTATCTACCTGACCGCGCGGGTTGCCGGTGGTAACAGCGCAGAAGCGGCAGTGTCGGGTGCAGGTGTTGCCGAGAAGCAGAACTGTTGCCGTCCCCCGATTCCAGCATTCAGCAAGGTTCGGACAGCGGGCTGAGCTGCAGACGGTATTCAGGTTATATTTCCGGAGAATCTGATTTACCCGGATAAATTCCGGGCCGGCGGGCAGCCGGAATCTGAGCCATTCTGGTTTACGCACTTCAGAAAGTAATTTTCAAGGATTTTGGTGGACAGTTCCAGACACACTGAAAACACCGGATACATTCTGCCTGATTCGGGTCCTGGAACGGCTCAATGTCCATGGGGCAGACCCGGCGGCAGGCTCCGCACTTACTGCAGGTCTGTCCGTTCAGCTCCATCCGCATCATACTGGCTTTGTTGAACAGGGCATAAATCGCACCAATCGGGCATACCATGCGGCAGAAGGGGCGTTTTACCGTGATTGATGCCCAGAAGACGAATAAAAGAATGGCAACTTTCAGATAAAAGAGCCAGCCGACAAGTGCCCGCAGACCCTGAACCGGGTCCCACAGCACAAGCGGGATACCAGCTTCCAAGGTGCCCTGAGGGCACAGTTTGCAGAACCAGGGTTCGGCAGTGAAGTAGGCAGCGACGCCTGCAACGATGAGCAGAAAGGAATATTTGAGAGCAGTCGCAGGGAGGTAAAGTTTAAGTCTGCCTTCCAGAAGCAGAACGTTTAAAACCGCAAACAGAATAAAAAGGAGGCCGATTTCCCCGCCTGAAAACGGACCAATTCCTACTGATTTGCCGTTAAGGCTGATGATAAAACCGGCTGGGACGGCGATGAACAGTGACCGTTTCCCACCAAGCAGGCTGAAGGCAGCCATGCTGACTACGCCAGTTGCGATGCCGGAGCTGGCCTCATGTTTGAATATGATTAGCAGGCCCAGAACAATTCCCAGGAGCATGCCGGCAACCGAGAATCGCTGGGGAAGTGCGAGTTTTCCCTTGATCGTACTGTAGAGCAGCAACGCCATAAACGGCAGCCACCCGAATAGCAGTCCTTTCCAGAATGAGATTTTGATGAAGGTGGCAAGCAGAATTACGGTTAGGATGCCGGTTCCGGCAATAGTCAGGAAGGTAACCCAGCGGTTCAGATTTGCCCGGGGTCCGATTTTAATCTTGTAAAGCAAGTCCTGCCACAGACCGAAGGGGCATATCCAGCCGCACGCCGCCCGGCCGACAAATGCGCCGATTATCATGAACAGTCCCAGAATCACCCAAGGCACATTCTGCCACCAGGTAACCCCTTTCATGCCGATGATTTGCTGAAAAGAGCCAAGCGGGCAGGCAAATACCGAAA is a window from the candidate division WOR-3 bacterium genome containing:
- a CDS encoding MFS transporter — encoded protein: MEISIIEGTFATLYTTLAGGMFLAGLALHLGANSFQIALLSAIPALVSGFSFLSGYLVRRVGNRKSLVLWTAGTGRSVYVLIVIALLLRIRLRIELFLLIVGISAVLMAIAGTVWTSWISDLVPEERRGRFFGVRNAILNVSGVLVAFGAGRGMDYLKARGNETTGYLLAFTLAVLFGVVSTLLLRRQPEPEPKLLPAPAFREILFGPLQEPQFRRLTIFLAIWFLTGTLASPFYLVHLLKNLRFSFTEVAIYSMIGGVIGVLFQLFWGRAIDRFGSRPVTVLNFALVGIMPFLWLFATPRFRLPIWIDGVLNGAVWTGASLGLWNLLLDLADNPARKESYFAIYSVVTGLGAFIASLIAGTIAQLISSFHLKILGIDFYNYDVMFLAAGIARFACLPLLLKVREPGSKPVRHTIRELTNLALWRLNAGKDVLLQALGIRNQD
- the lipA gene encoding lipoyl synthase is translated as MRKPEWLRFRLPAGPEFIRVNQILRKYNLNTVCSSARCPNLAECWNRGTATVLLLGNTCTRHCRFCAVTTGNPRGQVDNSEPERVTEAILELGLKYVVLTSVDRDDLPDLGAGIFTRTVQLLKKSNPGIAVEVLVPDFHGKRELIQQVLAAGPDVFAHNLETVERLTPAVRDRRADYCQSLSTLQLAKMLAPAVRTKSGLMVGLGETEEEVIQTLADLKSAGCDIVTIGQYLQPDRRCLPVARYYTREELQKLSAHARAIGIPRTIAAPLVRSSYLAEELLRTDINPDPPLI
- a CDS encoding 4Fe-4S binding protein; translation: MAKRRIAPHRIGQIIGTVLLNGYILAYLQNKVLYSGILKSVPEPVLNCYGGPLSVFACPLGSFQQIIGMKGVTWWQNVPWVILGLFMIIGAFVGRAACGWICPFGLWQDLLYKIKIGPRANLNRWVTFLTIAGTGILTVILLATFIKISFWKGLLFGWLPFMALLLYSTIKGKLALPQRFSVAGMLLGIVLGLLIIFKHEASSGIATGVVSMAAFSLLGGKRSLFIAVPAGFIISLNGKSVGIGPFSGGEIGLLFILFAVLNVLLLEGRLKLYLPATALKYSFLLIVAGVAAYFTAEPWFCKLCPQGTLEAGIPLVLWDPVQGLRALVGWLFYLKVAILLFVFWASITVKRPFCRMVCPIGAIYALFNKASMMRMELNGQTCSKCGACRRVCPMDIEPFQDPNQAECIRCFQCVWNCPPKSLKITF